A genomic window from Alkalihalobacillus sp. AL-G includes:
- the ybeY gene encoding rRNA maturation RNase YbeY produces MMLIIDLFDETEQLDKQIQDNIKSLLQHAAEEEQIGQDAELTVTFVNNEKIQQVNAEYRGIDQPTDVISFALEDQVEGEVQVIGAPTQRILGDIILSVEKAKEQAGDYGHSFMRELGFLVVHGFLHLLGYDHTEEDEEKEMFKRQEAILGSFGLTRS; encoded by the coding sequence ATGATGCTAATAATTGATCTATTTGATGAAACTGAACAACTCGATAAGCAAATCCAAGATAACATCAAGTCCCTTCTTCAGCATGCTGCAGAAGAGGAGCAAATAGGACAAGATGCTGAATTAACCGTAACATTTGTAAACAATGAAAAAATCCAACAGGTGAATGCTGAATACCGTGGAATCGACCAACCTACAGACGTAATCTCATTTGCACTGGAAGATCAGGTTGAAGGAGAGGTGCAAGTTATTGGTGCACCTACTCAACGGATTCTAGGAGATATTATTTTATCTGTTGAGAAGGCCAAGGAACAAGCAGGCGATTATGGACATTCATTTATGAGAGAGCTTGGTTTCCTTGTCGTTCACGGGTTCCTTCACTTGCTCGGCTACGATCATACGGAAGAGGATGAAGAGAAAGAAATGTTCAAAAGGCAGGAAGCGATTTTGGGGTCCTTTGGATTGACTCGGTCATGA
- a CDS encoding HD family phosphohydrolase has protein sequence MSLTYWQMLKKKWNAIENSKISRFLLYICLAVAMIATMLSNVIPNQLDVQLYTFAEEDIQSPIEIVNEKETKEKKVKAAEAIEDEYRVNDNKALNQIITVEDMFATIEELQAEEEKHSQTETETNLETTESDDPTTENIEKTPSKTIDEKIVFVRKSIPDFIDNEISDQTIQTLIEATESERSFSMEVAMSAIKNVMSQHIKVSQIEEKKKEVEPLITSSSLPADLKIALIDLSSSAITSNYIFDAEATKKLQEEAANNVEPVYIREGQIIVKKGQFINKDVLYQLELVGLLDDDFSPYPYLGLGSLVLLMTAFLIYFLRELNGEEDRENTDLIIYVLLFSLTLVLMKITSLLGGYYPGIMFIVPVALGTMMIKMLINEQTAIISSIVFAICGSLLFNESTTSPFNFTFGTYILVSSLAGVVFLGKRNVKGKILKTGISVALVNAIIVFAILALSNGQYNLWNVSSQVAFAMLSGFLAAVLTLGLLPFFEAGFGILTSMKLIELSNPNHPLLRKLLMETPGTYHHSVVVANLSEAGCEAVGANGLLARVGSYYHDLGKTKRPHFFIENQMNMENPHDKISPQLSKTIIIAHPYDGAEMLKEYHLPKEIIEIAEQHHGTTLLKYFYHRALQQSDKNIEESDFRYPGPKAQTRESAIVGIADAVEAAVRSMSKPTPVKIESLVRKIIAERLKDGQFNECSITLMELETVAKTICETLQGMFHQRIEYPEEIQKKKVSQA, from the coding sequence ATGTCCCTTACCTATTGGCAAATGTTAAAAAAGAAATGGAATGCAATAGAGAACAGTAAAATCAGCAGATTTTTACTATATATCTGTCTTGCTGTCGCAATGATAGCTACAATGCTCAGTAACGTCATACCAAATCAACTTGATGTTCAGTTATATACATTTGCAGAAGAAGACATCCAATCACCAATCGAAATCGTCAATGAAAAAGAAACAAAGGAAAAAAAGGTAAAAGCTGCAGAAGCAATCGAAGATGAGTACCGGGTAAATGATAATAAAGCTTTAAATCAGATCATTACCGTTGAAGATATGTTTGCAACAATCGAGGAACTCCAAGCAGAAGAAGAAAAACACTCTCAAACAGAAACGGAAACTAATTTAGAAACAACAGAAAGTGATGACCCGACGACTGAAAACATAGAAAAAACACCTTCCAAAACGATAGATGAAAAAATTGTTTTTGTCCGTAAGTCCATTCCTGATTTCATCGATAATGAAATCAGTGACCAGACAATCCAGACTCTCATAGAGGCTACCGAATCAGAGCGCTCTTTCTCGATGGAGGTTGCGATGTCGGCAATCAAAAATGTGATGAGTCAGCATATTAAAGTCAGTCAAATCGAGGAAAAAAAGAAAGAAGTAGAACCTTTAATTACTTCATCAAGTCTGCCGGCCGATTTAAAAATCGCTCTTATCGACCTTTCGAGCAGTGCGATTACATCCAACTACATTTTTGATGCAGAAGCAACAAAAAAGCTTCAAGAAGAAGCAGCGAATAATGTTGAGCCAGTTTATATAAGAGAAGGACAAATCATCGTAAAGAAAGGGCAATTCATCAATAAAGACGTCCTCTATCAATTGGAGTTGGTAGGTCTTCTGGATGATGACTTTTCCCCCTATCCTTATTTAGGGCTCGGATCGCTCGTTCTGCTTATGACGGCGTTTTTGATTTATTTTCTTAGAGAACTGAACGGTGAAGAAGACCGAGAAAATACTGATCTGATCATTTATGTGTTATTGTTTTCACTCACTCTCGTTTTGATGAAAATTACAAGCTTATTAGGCGGCTATTATCCCGGAATTATGTTTATCGTTCCCGTAGCTCTTGGGACAATGATGATAAAAATGTTGATTAATGAACAAACAGCGATTATTTCAAGTATCGTCTTCGCTATTTGTGGAAGTTTATTATTTAATGAGAGTACAACCAGCCCGTTTAATTTCACATTTGGTACTTACATTCTTGTCAGCTCTTTAGCTGGGGTTGTCTTTCTAGGAAAAAGAAATGTAAAAGGGAAAATTTTAAAGACGGGAATTTCGGTAGCACTTGTAAACGCAATTATTGTCTTTGCCATCCTTGCTTTAAGCAATGGACAATACAATCTTTGGAATGTTAGCTCACAGGTTGCCTTCGCGATGTTATCTGGCTTTTTGGCAGCAGTCTTGACACTTGGGCTTTTGCCATTTTTTGAAGCCGGGTTTGGCATTCTAACCTCGATGAAGCTGATTGAACTATCTAATCCGAACCATCCACTGCTTCGCAAACTATTGATGGAAACACCAGGTACCTACCATCATAGCGTGGTTGTCGCCAACTTATCTGAGGCTGGCTGTGAGGCAGTTGGTGCAAATGGCTTGTTGGCTCGTGTCGGTTCTTACTATCACGATCTCGGAAAAACGAAACGCCCACACTTTTTTATTGAGAATCAAATGAATATGGAGAATCCTCATGATAAAATTTCACCGCAGCTAAGCAAAACGATCATCATCGCACATCCGTACGATGGAGCTGAAATGCTGAAGGAATATCACTTACCGAAGGAAATCATTGAGATTGCGGAGCAACATCATGGGACAACGCTTTTAAAGTATTTTTATCATCGGGCATTGCAGCAATCGGATAAAAACATCGAAGAGTCCGATTTTCGTTATCCGGGACCGAAAGCACAGACGCGGGAGTCTGCGATCGTTGGTATTGCTGATGCAGTAGAAGCAGCGGTACGATCAATGTCAAAACCAACCCCTGTCAAAATTGAATCACTCGTTCGAAAAATTATTGCAGAACGCCTTAAGGATGGACAGTTCAATGAATGTTCCATTACGTTAATGGAGCTAGAAACAGTTGCGAAAACAATTTGCGAAACTTTGCAAGGGATGTTCCATCAAAGGATAGAGTACCCGGAAGAAATCCAGAAAAAGAAAGTGAGCCAGGCATGA
- a CDS encoding PhoH family protein gives MSERLNIKTLQIENPSEGMTLFGPNDSHLKSIEQTLGVEIVTRGGGVAVSGDEETAQLVEEVLNSLLTLVRKGATLSERDVIYAIQLAQQGLLDELDQLYEEEITTNVKGKPIRAKTLGQRYYINAIKKNDLVFGIGPAGTGKTYLAVVMAVKAMKEGSIKKIILTRPAVEAGESLGFLPGDLKEKVDPYLRPLYDALHDLLGVEHTERLIDRGTIEIAPLAYMRGRTLDEAFVLLDEAQNTTPEQMKMFLTRLGFGSKMIITGDITQVDLPKGKESGLQIAQKILSDIKGIRLVFMEQSDVVRHPLVQKIINAYEQQNNK, from the coding sequence TTGTCCGAGCGCTTAAACATAAAAACTTTACAAATTGAAAATCCGTCAGAAGGAATGACGTTATTTGGCCCCAATGATTCACATTTAAAAAGTATTGAACAAACACTTGGGGTAGAAATTGTCACTCGCGGTGGAGGGGTAGCTGTCTCTGGAGATGAGGAAACCGCCCAGCTTGTGGAGGAAGTTTTGAATTCTCTTTTGACTCTGGTGCGAAAAGGGGCGACACTTTCAGAACGTGATGTAATCTATGCGATTCAGCTTGCACAGCAAGGGCTCCTTGACGAGCTTGATCAATTATATGAGGAAGAAATAACGACAAACGTAAAAGGAAAGCCGATTCGAGCTAAAACACTCGGCCAACGTTACTACATAAATGCGATCAAAAAAAATGATCTTGTCTTTGGAATAGGACCTGCGGGTACAGGGAAGACGTATTTAGCGGTAGTGATGGCAGTGAAAGCAATGAAGGAAGGTTCAATCAAGAAGATCATTCTTACGCGTCCTGCAGTCGAGGCAGGGGAAAGTCTTGGTTTTTTACCAGGTGACCTTAAAGAAAAAGTCGATCCTTATTTACGTCCTCTTTATGATGCTCTCCATGACCTGCTAGGTGTTGAACATACAGAACGGCTGATCGATCGTGGAACAATCGAAATTGCTCCGCTCGCATATATGCGTGGTCGAACGCTGGATGAAGCATTTGTGTTATTAGATGAGGCTCAAAATACGACACCCGAACAAATGAAAATGTTTCTTACCCGGTTAGGCTTTGGTTCAAAAATGATCATAACAGGTGACATTACACAAGTGGACCTTCCTAAAGGAAAGGAATCCGGACTTCAGATTGCCCAGAAAATCCTGAGTGATATTAAAGGAATTCGACTTGTATTTATGGAACAATCAGATGTTGTGCGTCATCCGCTCGTCCAAAAAATCATAAATGCATATGAACAACAAAATAATAAATGA
- the yqfD gene encoding sporulation protein YqfD has translation MKKNWTKYLYGTVIILVEGKHAERFLNYCLHNGIQLWDIKRKKDNELELNMFLEDALRIKTGLRKSGCTFKVLKKKGIPFLLKQIISRSGFVLGIGLFLVIVFLLSNMVWNIQITGAQPKTEHHLRKIIDELGIEKGKLLFMLPDVRSVQHLVTEKMDEVTWVGVTLEGTTFHFRVVEKELPEEVETLSPQNLVAKKEAVITKMYVEKGQPKVEVNQTVNEGDLLVSGYIGKDKNTKTVAAKGKVYGEVWYVTDTTVSLTSKYNTYTGERTTKHYVSLFGWRIPIWGFDSIEYKLYEPLIETKTFRFLKWELPVYYIQKDILEAEKVTRSYSEADAVSIAKEMAKEDLENKLDDDAEIKSGKILHHTLDNGKVNVSMHFTVIENIATEQPIVGGD, from the coding sequence ATGAAGAAAAATTGGACAAAGTATCTCTACGGAACAGTTATTATCCTGGTTGAAGGAAAGCATGCTGAACGGTTTTTGAATTATTGTCTTCATAACGGCATCCAGCTGTGGGACATTAAGCGAAAAAAAGATAATGAACTGGAATTGAACATGTTTTTAGAGGATGCATTACGGATCAAAACAGGCCTGAGAAAGAGTGGGTGTACATTTAAAGTTTTAAAGAAGAAAGGAATCCCTTTTTTACTGAAACAAATTATTTCCAGAAGTGGATTTGTATTAGGGATCGGCTTATTTTTAGTCATCGTATTTCTATTATCCAACATGGTCTGGAACATACAAATTACTGGTGCACAACCGAAAACAGAGCATCATTTACGTAAAATCATCGATGAACTGGGTATTGAAAAAGGAAAGCTGTTGTTCATGTTACCTGATGTCCGCTCTGTTCAGCATCTTGTCACTGAAAAAATGGACGAGGTCACTTGGGTAGGCGTAACGTTAGAGGGGACAACATTTCATTTCCGTGTCGTTGAAAAAGAATTACCGGAGGAAGTTGAGACGCTCAGTCCACAAAATCTTGTCGCTAAGAAAGAAGCAGTCATTACGAAAATGTATGTAGAAAAAGGACAGCCCAAGGTAGAGGTCAATCAGACAGTAAATGAAGGAGACTTATTAGTTTCAGGGTATATTGGAAAGGATAAGAATACGAAAACCGTAGCTGCAAAAGGTAAAGTGTACGGTGAGGTTTGGTATGTAACCGATACGACGGTGTCGCTGACCTCGAAATATAACACGTACACCGGTGAGAGGACTACAAAGCACTATGTCTCCCTTTTCGGATGGAGGATTCCAATATGGGGGTTTGATTCTATTGAATATAAATTATACGAACCATTAATTGAGACAAAAACATTTCGATTTCTCAAATGGGAACTACCTGTTTATTATATTCAAAAAGACATACTAGAAGCAGAAAAAGTAACAAGAAGCTACTCAGAAGCAGATGCGGTTTCAATTGCAAAGGAAATGGCTAAAGAAGATCTCGAAAATAAATTGGATGACGATGCTGAAATCAAAAGCGGAAAAATTTTGCACCACACTTTAGACAATGGTAAAGTAAACGTATCCATGCACTTTACAGTAATTGAAAACATTGCAACAGAACAACCGATAGTTGGAGGAGATTGA
- the yqfC gene encoding sporulation protein YqfC has protein sequence MARLKHKLKRWMTRSLELPADVVMDLPRITMIGHLHIYIENHRGVLQFSNEELRLRLQQGELLIKGNEFVLKTILPEEILLEGKILDVQYIDI, from the coding sequence ATGGCGAGATTGAAACATAAATTAAAAAGATGGATGACCCGTTCCTTAGAGTTACCTGCGGACGTCGTCATGGACTTACCAAGAATAACAATGATCGGCCATTTACACATTTACATCGAAAATCATCGGGGTGTGTTGCAATTTTCCAATGAAGAACTCCGCTTACGACTTCAACAAGGAGAACTACTCATAAAGGGAAATGAATTTGTTTTAAAAACGATTCTTCCAGAAGAAATATTATTAGAGGGTAAAATCTTGGATGTTCAGTATATAGATATTTAA